In a single window of the Nitrospira sp. MA-1 genome:
- a CDS encoding GNAT family N-acetyltransferase, with protein sequence MINFLDSNDIQAQELLALFCQTDWACARSLDDTQRMLAHTDVAISAWDGPRLVGFGRVLTDFIYRASIWDVIVDRAYQDRDIGKGIIQRILRHPKLERVELFWLCTRRYQGFYASLGFSDKEQTGMVWDRGKHIVPPTEPFNR encoded by the coding sequence ATGATCAATTTTTTGGATTCCAACGATATTCAGGCGCAAGAGCTTTTGGCATTGTTCTGCCAAACGGATTGGGCTTGTGCTCGTTCATTGGATGATACTCAACGGATGCTGGCACATACGGATGTGGCAATTTCCGCCTGGGATGGCCCCAGACTCGTCGGATTTGGGAGGGTGTTGACGGATTTCATCTATCGCGCCTCGATTTGGGATGTGATCGTGGATCGTGCCTATCAGGATCGGGATATCGGTAAAGGCATTATCCAACGAATATTAAGGCATCCCAAGCTGGAACGGGTGGAGTTGTTTTGGCTTTGCACCAGGCGCTATCAGGGATTTTACGCCTCTTTGGGATTTTCTGATAAAGAGCAGACTGGTATGGTCTGGGACCGGGGCAAGCATATCGTTCCTCCCACGGAACCATTCAATAGGTAG
- a CDS encoding anhydro-N-acetylmuramic acid kinase, with translation MGLMSGTSADGVDAAVVDIRGSGHRLKSSLLKHVGRSYSPRLRQLILQACEHGTVGQICHLNVVLGEVFAKTALLAIKHSGISPQRVALIGSHGQTIHHRPAAIYEPGIGQIRSTLQIGDPNVIAERTGVTTVSDFRARDLAVGGEGAPLAPYVHALLFAQKRATRMVVNLGGIANVTVLPGGGNFAAVRAFDTGPCNMLLDGLVAMETQGQARFDRGGRLALKGQVDKGLLRWLLAHPYVSRRPPKSTGREMFGEGYIQRVWAQAQRRHLAFSDLLATSCRFIAQVIHDSQKWTKEIPDELVFGGGGVRNTRLWSELSGVFDPIPVRCMDECGASSQAFEAQAFAVLAYQTIHGVCANLPKVTGARQPVILGTVTPGNHGLP, from the coding sequence GTGGGATTAATGTCAGGGACGTCGGCGGATGGGGTCGACGCAGCGGTCGTGGATATTCGAGGAAGCGGACATCGTCTCAAGAGTTCACTACTCAAACATGTTGGCCGTTCTTATTCTCCCAGGCTTCGTCAACTCATTTTACAAGCGTGTGAGCATGGGACCGTAGGGCAAATCTGTCACCTCAATGTGGTCCTGGGCGAAGTGTTTGCCAAAACCGCGTTGTTAGCCATCAAACATTCCGGCATTTCTCCTCAACGAGTGGCGTTGATTGGTTCGCATGGTCAAACGATTCATCATCGGCCCGCCGCAATTTATGAGCCTGGTATCGGGCAGATCCGTTCGACCCTGCAAATTGGAGATCCCAATGTGATTGCGGAACGTACCGGAGTCACGACTGTATCGGATTTTCGAGCTAGAGATCTGGCTGTGGGGGGGGAGGGGGCTCCATTGGCGCCTTATGTCCATGCTCTTCTTTTTGCTCAGAAACGTGCGACACGAATGGTGGTCAATCTCGGAGGGATTGCCAATGTGACCGTACTACCCGGCGGGGGAAACTTTGCAGCGGTTCGGGCGTTTGATACAGGACCCTGCAATATGTTGTTGGATGGATTGGTGGCTATGGAGACACAGGGGCAAGCCAGATTTGACCGGGGTGGTCGTCTTGCCCTGAAGGGTCAGGTGGATAAGGGCCTGCTTCGATGGCTGCTTGCGCATCCCTATGTGTCTCGACGTCCCCCAAAATCCACCGGGCGTGAGATGTTTGGGGAAGGCTATATCCAGCGAGTGTGGGCTCAGGCGCAGCGTCGCCATTTGGCCTTTTCCGACCTTTTAGCGACGAGCTGTCGGTTTATTGCTCAGGTAATTCACGATTCGCAAAAATGGACGAAGGAGATCCCTGATGAGTTGGTGTTTGGCGGGGGTGGAGTGCGGAATACTCGACTCTGGTCAGAACTGTCCGGTGTGTTCGATCCAATTCCCGTGAGATGTATGGACGAATGCGGTGCCTCCAGCCAAGCCTTTGAAGCGCAGGCCTTTGCGGTGCTGGCGTATCAAACCATTCACGGTGTCTGTGCCAATCTTCCTAAGGTCACGGGGGCTCGTCAACCGGTTATTCTGGGGACCGTCACTCCCGGCAATCACGGACTTCCTTAG
- a CDS encoding DUF2726 domain-containing protein yields the protein MTDELMSQNSFSLILLAGFVLGAVFLLRWIWRRPLPAGALPPLNPESAESVVTARPLMSPEEATLYNLITLAARDHMLILAKIPLLSVLSVVDKDEEARKAVMRTIQPVRCDVVLAHPGTLKTMTVVTLEKEVPSAAGREDRDRFVETLLKAAGIQSITLQVTQTYSVDQLTELLGLAEEE from the coding sequence ATGACTGACGAATTGATGTCTCAGAACAGCTTCTCACTAATTCTCCTGGCTGGCTTCGTACTCGGAGCCGTGTTTTTGTTGCGATGGATCTGGCGCCGTCCCCTTCCAGCGGGGGCTCTTCCACCTTTGAATCCTGAATCTGCTGAGAGCGTGGTGACCGCTCGACCCCTCATGTCGCCGGAAGAAGCGACACTGTACAATCTGATTACCCTAGCGGCCCGTGACCATATGTTGATTTTGGCTAAAATCCCCCTCCTCAGTGTCCTGTCTGTTGTCGATAAAGATGAAGAAGCTCGAAAAGCGGTTATGCGAACGATTCAGCCTGTTCGCTGCGATGTCGTTCTTGCGCATCCTGGCACCCTAAAAACTATGACGGTGGTTACCTTGGAGAAGGAGGTTCCTTCTGCGGCAGGACGCGAGGACCGGGATCGATTTGTGGAGACCCTGTTGAAGGCAGCGGGAATTCAATCGATTACTCTTCAGGTCACACAGACCTATTCCGTGGATCAACTGACCGAATTGCTTGGCCTGGCTGAAGAAGAATAA
- the xth gene encoding exodeoxyribonuclease III — protein sequence MKIATYNVNSIRKRIGILHKWLWQHNPDVMCLQETKVQDHEFPLQAFADLPYHINFCGEKSYNGVAIFTRTPPELVSFGLDDGEPQEDPARLARVVINGITIINTYIPQGFLIDSPKYAYKLEWFQRLRRYFSRVGSTGQPVIWCGDMNVAPEPIDVHSPEKHLKHVCFHEDVRRAYQETVSWGFVDVFRHHFPHQQQFTFWDYRRPEALEANRGWRIDHILVTPPLLSHSHTVKVDVQPRREESPSDHTVLWAEFSL from the coding sequence ATGAAAATTGCGACCTACAATGTCAATTCTATACGAAAACGGATCGGTATTCTTCACAAGTGGTTATGGCAACACAATCCGGATGTCATGTGTCTTCAAGAGACCAAAGTGCAAGATCATGAATTTCCCCTGCAAGCGTTTGCCGATTTACCCTATCACATCAATTTTTGTGGTGAGAAATCCTACAATGGGGTCGCCATTTTTACCCGCACACCACCGGAACTGGTGTCATTCGGTTTAGATGACGGGGAGCCACAAGAAGATCCCGCACGCCTGGCTCGGGTGGTGATCAACGGCATCACCATTATTAACACTTACATTCCGCAGGGCTTTTTGATTGATTCCCCGAAATATGCCTATAAATTAGAGTGGTTCCAGAGGTTGAGAAGGTATTTTTCGCGTGTGGGCTCAACAGGTCAACCTGTGATTTGGTGTGGAGATATGAATGTCGCTCCTGAGCCGATTGACGTGCATAGCCCCGAAAAACATCTTAAGCATGTGTGTTTCCATGAAGATGTGCGTCGGGCATATCAGGAGACGGTGTCCTGGGGATTCGTTGATGTGTTTCGACATCATTTTCCGCATCAACAGCAATTTACGTTTTGGGATTATCGACGACCAGAAGCTCTGGAGGCGAACCGTGGATGGCGAATCGACCATATTCTGGTCACTCCTCCACTCCTTTCCCATTCCCATACGGTGAAGGTGGATGTTCAGCCTCGACGGGAGGAGTCACCATCTGACCATACGGTTTTATGGGCGGAATTTTCACTGTAA
- a CDS encoding arginine decarboxylase, pyruvoyl-dependent gives MVPTQMFLTRGVGVHKEKLTSFEEALRSAGIAYCNLVTVSSIFPPDCKIIPRKRGEQLLNPGEITFCVMARSDTDERNRLISASIGLAIPSGRKVNYGYLSEHHGYGETDEEAGEYTEDLAAQMLATTLGIKFDPNVAWKEREQVFKMGKDIVRTQNITQSAIGKPNLWTTVVACAVFIPLENITEDPKPRHKKSK, from the coding sequence ATGGTCCCAACGCAAATGTTTCTTACCAGAGGTGTGGGCGTCCACAAGGAAAAACTGACCTCTTTCGAAGAAGCCCTCCGGAGCGCAGGAATTGCGTATTGCAACCTGGTGACCGTCTCATCCATTTTTCCTCCAGATTGTAAAATCATCCCGAGAAAACGCGGGGAACAGTTACTCAATCCAGGCGAAATTACCTTTTGCGTCATGGCCAGATCGGACACGGATGAGCGGAATCGCTTGATTTCGGCCTCAATCGGCCTAGCCATTCCCTCTGGCAGGAAAGTCAATTACGGCTACCTGTCGGAACATCATGGCTATGGGGAAACGGACGAAGAGGCTGGAGAATATACCGAGGACCTCGCAGCCCAAATGCTCGCAACCACTCTTGGCATCAAATTCGATCCAAATGTGGCCTGGAAGGAACGTGAGCAGGTGTTTAAAATGGGAAAGGATATTGTTCGAACTCAGAACATTACCCAATCCGCCATCGGAAAACCGAACCTCTGGACTACGGTGGTTGCCTGTGCGGTCTTCATTCCTCTTGAAAACATTACTGAAGATCCAAAGCCTCGACACAAAAAATCGAAATAG
- a CDS encoding aldehyde dehydrogenase family protein, translated as MTVATAKPILIGGQWVKTPSAEPVRNPYSNEVLAMVCQAEPEHIHQVTNSAKQVSSECARIPAHARAKALLHIATGLSTRREEFASTICQEAGKPISDARREVDRAIQTFRLAAEESTRIPGEILPMDLTPGGEAYSGSVTRFPIGTVLGITPFNFPLNLVAHKVAPCLAAGNAMVLKPAPQTPLTSLMLGEVFLTTELPPEMLTIIPCSNTLAEQMVIHPNFQALSFTGSMTIGWMLKGKAGYKRVLLELGGNAGVIIEPDANLDVAIDRCVAGGYGYAGQTCISVQRIFVHESRYDDFLKAFVDRVRLLPMGDPSLENIVVGPLISEQAARRVEAWIQEAVSQGARVMTGGTRKDSFIEPAVLTHVSNNMKVCCEEIFGPVVTVTPYANLEEAFALHNDSDFGLQTGIFTSNIDAMYQAYSRLEVGALLVNEIPTFRADHMPYGGIKQSGLGREGVRYAIQELTEPKLLLIKRSS; from the coding sequence ATGACTGTGGCCACGGCAAAGCCAATCCTTATAGGCGGTCAATGGGTCAAGACCCCATCTGCGGAGCCGGTACGTAATCCCTACTCCAATGAGGTGTTAGCCATGGTCTGCCAGGCTGAGCCTGAGCATATACACCAGGTCACCAACTCCGCCAAACAGGTCTCATCCGAATGTGCCAGAATACCGGCACATGCCAGAGCAAAGGCGCTCCTGCACATCGCGACCGGCCTATCCACTAGACGGGAAGAATTTGCGTCCACAATTTGTCAGGAGGCTGGCAAGCCAATTTCCGACGCACGGCGTGAAGTCGACCGAGCCATTCAGACTTTTCGCCTGGCCGCAGAGGAAAGTACTCGCATCCCGGGAGAAATCCTGCCGATGGATCTCACCCCAGGAGGGGAGGCATACTCAGGATCTGTCACACGCTTCCCGATCGGAACGGTTCTTGGCATTACCCCATTTAATTTCCCTCTCAATCTGGTAGCCCACAAAGTGGCCCCTTGCCTAGCGGCGGGGAACGCGATGGTATTGAAACCAGCCCCGCAAACCCCATTAACTTCGCTCATGTTGGGAGAAGTTTTTTTGACGACGGAACTGCCTCCGGAAATGCTGACGATCATCCCCTGTTCCAATACCCTGGCAGAACAGATGGTGATCCATCCCAACTTTCAAGCCTTGAGTTTTACCGGCTCTATGACGATTGGATGGATGCTGAAAGGAAAAGCCGGATACAAACGGGTTCTACTGGAACTCGGAGGCAATGCCGGGGTGATCATAGAACCGGACGCCAATCTCGATGTAGCCATAGACCGTTGCGTGGCGGGAGGGTACGGATATGCCGGACAAACCTGCATTTCTGTGCAACGAATTTTCGTTCATGAATCGCGGTACGACGACTTTCTTAAGGCCTTTGTCGACCGCGTTCGATTATTGCCGATGGGCGATCCCTCGCTCGAGAACATTGTCGTCGGTCCCCTCATTAGCGAACAAGCCGCACGCCGAGTGGAGGCATGGATCCAAGAAGCCGTTTCGCAAGGGGCAAGAGTCATGACCGGCGGAACGCGAAAGGATTCATTCATTGAACCTGCAGTTCTGACTCACGTCAGCAACAACATGAAGGTCTGTTGCGAAGAAATTTTCGGTCCAGTGGTCACTGTCACGCCCTATGCAAACCTCGAAGAAGCATTTGCCCTTCACAATGATTCTGATTTCGGCCTCCAAACAGGAATATTCACCAGCAACATCGATGCGATGTATCAGGCATACTCACGATTAGAAGTCGGTGCGCTTCTGGTGAATGAAATTCCGACTTTTCGAGCCGATCACATGCCCTATGGAGGAATCAAACAGTCAGGATTAGGGCGAGAAGGTGTTCGATATGCTATTCAGGAATTGACCGAGCCTAAATTGTTGCTGATCAAAAGATCTTCTTGA
- a CDS encoding DsbA family protein: MMNIGQSLKSTIAFAILLGTLLISPMTHGKTPDFLIQDDDVVRGDPKAPITLLEYSDFTCGFCEKFFHETFPKLLSEYIETGKVRFVYRDFPRGMGSPLRAADAARCAGEQNAYWPMHDRLFNSDGQLAPDNLKQYAKDLNLHVEQFSECLASHRYLKDIEKDLQDAGSLGIRGTPAFVLFPTTLPEDPHLILIPGAFPYETFKEEIDKLLTLHGA, encoded by the coding sequence ATGATGAATATTGGCCAGTCCCTCAAATCCACCATAGCCTTCGCGATCCTTCTCGGCACCCTGCTCATCAGTCCCATGACTCATGGGAAAACTCCGGATTTTTTAATCCAGGATGATGATGTGGTGCGAGGGGATCCTAAGGCTCCGATCACCCTGCTGGAATACTCGGATTTTACTTGTGGGTTTTGCGAAAAGTTTTTTCATGAGACCTTTCCCAAATTGCTTTCAGAGTATATTGAGACCGGAAAAGTGCGGTTTGTCTATCGGGACTTCCCTCGAGGCATGGGAAGCCCACTCCGGGCAGCCGATGCGGCCCGATGCGCAGGAGAGCAGAATGCCTATTGGCCAATGCATGATCGTCTTTTTAACAGTGATGGCCAGTTGGCTCCGGATAATCTCAAGCAATATGCCAAGGACCTCAACCTCCACGTCGAGCAATTTTCTGAATGCCTGGCTTCCCATCGCTATTTGAAAGATATTGAGAAGGATTTACAGGATGCCGGATCCTTAGGAATTCGTGGCACGCCGGCATTCGTCCTCTTTCCCACAACCCTTCCGGAAGATCCTCATCTCATTTTAATTCCAGGGGCCTTTCCCTATGAGACATTCAAGGAAGAAATTGATAAGTTGCTCACGCTTCATGGAGCCTGA